A segment of the Halogeometricum sp. S3BR5-2 genome:
CGCCTCGACTGGTATTCGCACTCTTTCTCGCGACGTCGCTGTGTATCTCCGCGATTCCTGTGATCGTCCGCATCCTCATCGACCTCGAGGCGTTCGACAGTACGTTCGGCCAGCGGACGGTGGCGACGGCGATGTACACCGACGTGGTCGGGTGGCTTCTGCTAAGCGTCGTGGTCGGGGTCGCCCGCGTCGGCCGGCTCGACCTCCGGGCGGTCGGTGTCGTAGTTCTCACGCTCTCGGGCTTCCTTCTCGGAGCGGTCTTTTTGGGTCAGCGCGTCGTCGACGCAATCCTCGCGCGTCTCGACGACGCCGACGGCCGGGGGCACCTCGTCATCCTGGTCGCCGCGGCGGTCGGGGGGAGCGCGCTCACGTACGCCGCCGGCATCGAACCGGCGCTGGGCGCGTTCGCGGTCGGACTGTTGTTTGCCCGGGCCGGCGGCATCCCCGACCGGGCGCGGGCAACGTTCGAACAGATGACGTTGGGCGTGTTCGCGCCCCTGTTCTTCGGCGTCGCCGGCCTGAACGCCGACTTGGGGCTGCTATTCGATCCGACGGTCGCCGTCGTCGGCACGGCGACGCTGGTCATCGCGACGGTCGGAAAGATCGGGGGCGTGTCCCTCGCGGCCTCGTGGCTCGGGTACGACGGACCGGAGGCGGTCGGGATGGGAATCGGACTGAACGCCCGTGGGGCCATCGAAATCGTCGTCGCGACGGTCGGGTTGGAGTTGGGAATTCTGAGCACTCGGATGTACACGGTCGTCATCGCCGTGGCGGTCCTGACGTCGGCGATGACGCCTCCATTGCTCCGGCGAGTGCTCCAGGGAATCTCGGGCGACTCGACTCCCCGGTAGGCGTCTGAATCGGTCGAATAGGTCCCGAGCCGGGTGATTCACGGGGATGCGACGCAGAGCGCTGGCTAGGTCGTCCGGTCGGCCGCCGTCGAACGAGCTATCCGGGATACAGAACTCGGAACTCACGCCCCGAGCCAGTCGTTGTCGCTGACTTCGTAACCGCTCTTCTGACAGAACTTCCGGCCCCGTTGACGGACCGCTCGGGAGCTCGGTCGCTCACCCGTCGACCGCATCTGTTCGACGATCCAGCCGGTCACCACCGCCACCCCCTCGTCGTCGTCGTCCGGGGTGATGTCCTCGAGCGCCCGGAACGTCCGTTCGTAGGCCTCGTACTGGTCGCCTCGGTCGTCGTCGCGCAGGCCCTCTTTCGACTCGGCCTCGCTGATACGCTGCATCGCAGTGTCGATAGACATAACCCACGATAGGACGCGAAGCGATGTAAAGCAGAGTATCCCCAATCAGGATGCGAGAGTGCGACCACGGCTCGGGGCAGACGGTTCCGTGAGGCGTCATCGGAGCGTTACGAGCCGTGGTCGCTGCGTTGGAACAGGAACGGACACCGGAGCTCCGACCCACGATGAACAGAATTCATTACAGGAATATACTTGTAACGTGATACTCGTTTCTAAGGCGGTGTGTTTAACAGGGTGACAACAACAGCGAGTCGGTCGGGGTTTCCAGCCGACGCGAGCCGTAGTACCGCGGTCGGGCGACGGTCAATCGCTGTCCCGCGTGCGGGTCAGAGCCCAAGCCAACCGGGAATCTATACTACGCGCGTCAAGTTCCCACCGATCCCGGACACTTGTTGTGATAAAACGGGTGAGAAACTCCACGGGTTTTCACTGCCCAGCACCACGTAGCACTGTGGAGTACGAGATCGAGGGCGGTGAATCCATCAGTATGGCCGTTGTACGCACGGTGAGCGCAGTCGAAGGTCGCAAACCGTGCTCCCTCCGAACGCTGACGGACGTTCTCGACCCGGATGCGTTAGATGTGTTGTGTGCCCCGCAGTACGGCGGAGCAGCTCGAACGGGTGGACGCGTTTCGTTCGTCTACAGCGGTTGCCGCGTCACGGTCGACAACGGTGAGTATCTCACTGTTCAACCGCTCGAAGACCGTCTCTACGACGAATCTGATCCAGAACCTACCGACAGACAGGTGAGCCGATGACTGCGTCTCTGCGGCTTACTGCTTGGGATCATGAACGGTCAACAACCCTTGAGCCATGAGTCGCCGGGCGATTACGACGAGGCCGTTCCCGAACCCTTCGCCGAAAATCGCTTGTTCCTCTTTGCTGCCGGGCATGATCGAACTCACGAGGATCGTCGACCGGTCCGTCAGAAGAAGTCGGCCGATAGCCGTCTCGCTTTCAGTAGCGTGTTCGCCGTGTAACCACTCTAAGCCAGAGATGAACGTCGTGGCGTCCGGTACTGCCGTTTGAATTTGGTCTTGTAGCGACTCCGTCAGCGCCCCGATGAGAAGGTCGACTCCGTTGCCAACGTCGTTGAGGCTGGCAACGAGATCCTTCGTCAAGAGTGACTCGTCGCCGACGACCAGAACGATCTCCTCGGACGCCTCCTTGATGAGCTGATTCGTCCGATTTTCTATCCCGTCTCGCCCGGACATCGCCCAGACCTGCTGGACGGGCGTCTCGTCGTCTTCGTCGACGATTCCGATCGTATCCAGCGCATCGTGGAGTCGCTCGACGCGGGTCTCGTACTGGTCGCGCAGGGTTTCCGTCGCCTCGTCGAGCGGAACAGCCCGGAACTGCTGCGGGCTCGAATGTTGGATCTCGACTAAGCCTTGCGCCTCCAGCACCCGAATCGCATCGTACACCCGCGTTCGGGGAACCTCTGTCGTCTCGCTCAACTGCTTTGCCGTTCCCGCGTGGAGGCGAGACAAGCCGACGAAGCAGCGCGCCTCGTATTCTTTCAAGCCGAGTTGTTGGAGGACTTCGATCGCTTCGTCCAAACTGTCAGTAGTATTCATGTGTCCCAACCTCACGGGGTATCCCCAGTGATTGTCTGGTAATTCACCCCCGGTACGGATAGGTATTGTCACTCAAGTCATGACGGGAATCGCCGGGAGGACGTGATACGACCCTCTGATGGTCCGACGTCGGTGTCCAACCGACGCCTCTGCTCCGCTCAGATGATCATCGTGATATCTAGTGCCGCTTCGACTACTATCGAACGGGTCGTAGTAGTTCTCCGCGCGTGCAGACGACGAACTCTCGCGCTACGAGACGTTCGATGTAGTCGCCTCAGACGTGCTTCCCGGTTACCGGTCTGTCGGCGGGTAGTGAGTCCAGTATCGACTCAACCCGATTGTCGGGCTGATACCGGACGATTCCGCGTTCGCGATCGTATTCGACGACACCCTGCTCCGCTAACTTCGGCAGTGAGATGTGGGAGAGATGGATTGTGAGTTGTTCTCGGTCCATACTTCGGTCGTCGGACTGCAGTTCGTCACCGTGTATTCGATCTACGAGGTCGTCGGTTACCGTTTTACCAGCGGTTTCGTGCCGTAACTGCTGAATGAGCCGTCGCCGGTGACGATCAGCGACGAGTTGCAGACAATCGTCGAGGTCTTGTCCCTTCATAGTTGACGTATCGACTACTCATCTCATAAACGGATAACTTCTTCACACCAAGCCGCTTTTTTTATTATGTGAGTCACTGGTCGGTCCGGATATGGCCGAGGGAAGTGTCGCTCGACCCGGTTCCACACTCGGAGAGCGGTCGATTTCTTACGCCAGCGGTGAACTACGAAGGCTGACGGCGTTCGGTTCCTCACCGAACGGAGTCGGGTGGATAGATATCTGTCGAGGAGTGCGCCCTCTTCGCGCGGTCCCTAATGGTCCTTCGAAGACTCCGACCACCTTCTTCGGAATCGTCAAGCGATGCTCCCGAGGTCCCGTACGTACTCTTTTTCGATGGTAATCCAGTGTGTCGTGGGTTCGCGTTCCGGATCGAAGACCGTCACTTCGGTTGGAGAGTCCTCGTCGTCGAACGCCCAACAAAGCGTGAAATCGGGAAGCTCTGCGGAGCGGGGTTCGCGGTCGTTCATAGACATGTATTTGGTAGACGCAGATGGTCGATTCGGGCCCGCGCTGGACGTCGACCGCAGCAGATTTCGTCCTCTGAGTCGCTCGTTCCTCGAATCGAGTACGAAGGTACTCGAACTCGACCCTCTTCAAGGAGCAACGTTTTCATCACACGCGTTGTACTGATTACCCGAGTGAATCTCTCCGCAACTGCGCGGCGTGCGCGTCCGCCGACGACGGGGTTCGGGTAAGGGAGACCCGGAGGGTGCGTTCACCCGGTTACTCAAAACAGAATCTCATTTGGAAATCCAGCGCTACTATCACCGTGTCAGTCCTACACGGCACTACTGAGATGAGTGAGCTATCCCCTAGCTCTGTCGCATCAGAGCTGAAATCTACTAGTACAGATATCGACGCAGTGCTCGAACGGATCGAGAAATGCGTTGGAGAGATCAGTCACGGGTTCGAACGGTGGGACGACCCCTACGCTCGTGGACCCGGCCTCTACTTCGTCGTCGAACGTGATTCCATGGCCGAGTTCGCGGCTCCGATGGGGACGAACCGCTGGCCGGTTGAGGACTGCGGAAGCGTCTTCGCCGAGACCGACGTGTTTCTCGAAACCGCACAGAAGGTCGCGTTGTCCTGCGACGGTGCAGTCGTCGTTCGCAACGACGGTACGATCAGAGAGGAGATGGTCCGAGTAAAGCAACTCTCTGCGGACGAATATCGGCGGATTAACGACCTTCCCTATGCAGAGTGGATGGGTACCCGTCACATGAGTGCGCTGGAGACCTCGGTCCGCGAAGAGGTGATCGCTGCGGTCACACTCAGCGAGGAGAACGGACGGGTAACGGTCTTCATCGACGGCGCGTTCGAGGATTCCCCGGCGGCATTCCGGGTGACGGACTGACCAACCGGCGTGAGAACACTCGCGGCCGTTACCGCGTTCCTCGTACTTGCGCCCTTCATCGTTTTCCGTGACCTCCCTTCGAACCTCTCCGGCGTGCTC
Coding sequences within it:
- a CDS encoding diadenylate cyclase is translated as MLERIEKCVGEISHGFERWDDPYARGPGLYFVVERDSMAEFAAPMGTNRWPVEDCGSVFAETDVFLETAQKVALSCDGAVVVRNDGTIREEMVRVKQLSADEYRRINDLPYAEWMGTRHMSALETSVREEVIAAVTLSEENGRVTVFIDGAFEDSPAAFRVTD
- a CDS encoding HalOD1 output domain-containing protein codes for the protein MEYEIEGGESISMAVVRTVSAVEGRKPCSLRTLTDVLDPDALDVLCAPQYGGAARTGGRVSFVYSGCRVTVDNGEYLTVQPLEDRLYDESDPEPTDRQVSR
- a CDS encoding TrmB family transcriptional regulator; amino-acid sequence: MNTTDSLDEAIEVLQQLGLKEYEARCFVGLSRLHAGTAKQLSETTEVPRTRVYDAIRVLEAQGLVEIQHSSPQQFRAVPLDEATETLRDQYETRVERLHDALDTIGIVDEDDETPVQQVWAMSGRDGIENRTNQLIKEASEEIVLVVGDESLLTKDLVASLNDVGNGVDLLIGALTESLQDQIQTAVPDATTFISGLEWLHGEHATESETAIGRLLLTDRSTILVSSIMPGSKEEQAIFGEGFGNGLVVIARRLMAQGLLTVHDPKQ
- a CDS encoding cation:proton antiporter — protein: MSSATALGTTPQFLVLVALLLVVARALGSVTERLGLTRVVGELGTGFVLGPSVFGRLLPSMYDPLAPAVASTLLSDLSLLGLVLLLTLAGLETDVELVRSYARDVITIGSVGVAVPFAFGLAFGLVIPAFLLTDTTPRLVFALFLATSLCISAIPVIVRILIDLEAFDSTFGQRTVATAMYTDVVGWLLLSVVVGVARVGRLDLRAVGVVVLTLSGFLLGAVFLGQRVVDAILARLDDADGRGHLVILVAAAVGGSALTYAAGIEPALGAFAVGLLFARAGGIPDRARATFEQMTLGVFAPLFFGVAGLNADLGLLFDPTVAVVGTATLVIATVGKIGGVSLAASWLGYDGPEAVGMGIGLNARGAIEIVVATVGLELGILSTRMYTVVIAVAVLTSAMTPPLLRRVLQGISGDSTPR
- a CDS encoding DUF7344 domain-containing protein codes for the protein MKGQDLDDCLQLVADRHRRRLIQQLRHETAGKTVTDDLVDRIHGDELQSDDRSMDREQLTIHLSHISLPKLAEQGVVEYDRERGIVRYQPDNRVESILDSLPADRPVTGKHV